One window of the Candidatus Chryseobacterium colombiense genome contains the following:
- a CDS encoding 2-isopropylmalate synthase: MNSEKVEIFDTTLRDGEQVPGCKLNTEQKLMIAEKLDGLGVDVIEAGFPISSPGDFHSVSEISKLVKNAKVCGLTRANQKDIDAAAEALKYAKRPRIHTGIGTSDSHIKFKFNSNREDIIERAVQAVKYAKTYVEDVEFYAEDAGRTDNEYLAKVCEAVIKAGATVLNIPDTTGYCLPEEYGEKIKFLRENVNGIDKAILSCHCHNDLGMATANSIAGIVNGARQIECTINGLGERAGNTALEEVVMILRQHPHLKLYTDVQSKMLNPMSVLVSELMGMPVQPNKAIVGANAFAHSSGIHQDGVIKNRETYEIIDPEEVGVNTSTIVLTARSGRSALAYRFKHIGFEVTKNELDFLYQEFLKVADMKKEVNNDDLSSIIEKATRKIG; encoded by the coding sequence ATGAATTCCGAAAAAGTCGAAATTTTTGATACCACACTGCGTGATGGAGAGCAGGTTCCGGGGTGTAAATTAAATACCGAACAGAAATTAATGATCGCCGAAAAACTGGATGGGCTTGGAGTAGATGTTATTGAAGCTGGTTTCCCGATTTCCAGTCCAGGAGATTTTCATTCCGTTTCGGAGATTTCAAAACTGGTAAAAAATGCAAAGGTCTGTGGACTGACAAGAGCCAATCAGAAAGATATCGATGCAGCAGCTGAAGCTTTAAAATATGCTAAAAGACCAAGAATACATACAGGAATCGGAACCTCCGATTCTCATATTAAGTTCAAATTCAACTCCAACAGAGAAGATATTATTGAAAGGGCAGTCCAGGCTGTAAAATATGCCAAAACGTATGTAGAAGATGTGGAATTCTATGCTGAAGACGCAGGAAGAACAGACAATGAATATTTGGCAAAAGTTTGTGAAGCTGTTATCAAAGCAGGAGCAACAGTGCTGAATATTCCAGATACAACAGGGTATTGTTTACCTGAAGAATATGGAGAAAAAATAAAATTTTTGAGAGAAAATGTAAACGGCATTGACAAAGCTATTCTGTCTTGTCACTGTCACAACGATTTAGGAATGGCAACCGCCAATTCTATTGCAGGAATTGTAAACGGTGCCCGACAAATCGAATGTACGATCAACGGACTTGGTGAAAGAGCCGGAAATACGGCCTTGGAAGAGGTAGTAATGATCCTTAGACAGCATCCACATTTAAAATTATATACTGATGTTCAGTCCAAAATGCTCAATCCTATGAGCGTTTTGGTTTCTGAATTGATGGGAATGCCGGTTCAGCCTAATAAAGCAATTGTTGGTGCGAATGCTTTTGCCCACAGCTCGGGAATTCATCAGGATGGTGTGATTAAAAACAGGGAAACTTATGAAATCATAGATCCTGAAGAAGTAGGCGTAAATACTTCAACTATTGTACTGACAGCAAGAAGCGGACGTTCCGCACTAGCTTACAGATTCAAACATATTGGTTTTGAGGTGACCAAAAATGAACTTGATTTTTTATATCAGGAATTTTTAAAAGTTGCCGATATGAAAAAAGAGGTTAATAATGATGATTTAAGTTCAATCATCGAAAAAGCAACGAGAAAAATAGGGTAG
- the leuC gene encoding 3-isopropylmalate dehydratase large subunit: MNNDKKTLFDKVWDAHVVETIPNGPQIIYIDKHLIHEVTSPQAFAELKSRNLEIFRPKQIVATADHNVPTLDQDQPIRDESSRNQVEQLTENCRKNNIELYGLGHPYQGIVHIIAPELGVTQPGMSIVCGDSHTSTHGAFGSIAFGIGTSQVAQVFASQCLLLNKPKSMRITVNGKLNKNVQPKDVILYIISKVGTDGGTGYFCEYAGNVFEEMSMEGRMTVCNMSIEMGARGGMIAPDETTFEYVKGRTFAPKGEEWEEKLEYWKTLKTDDRAVFDAEFSFDAAEIYPMITYGTHPGMGISIHQNIPDPQNESEEKALKYMGLKAGQALSDIKVNYVFIGSCTNARIEDFRSAANYIKGKNKSEHVQALIVPGSQQVVKQIFEEGLDKIFNEAGFQIRQPGCSACLAMNDDKIPEGEYCVSTSNRNFEGRQGQGARTILASPLTAAKVAIEGRISIFENLN, translated from the coding sequence ATGAATAACGATAAAAAGACACTTTTTGATAAAGTTTGGGATGCTCATGTTGTAGAAACTATTCCAAACGGGCCACAAATCATCTATATTGACAAACACCTGATTCACGAGGTAACGAGTCCACAGGCTTTTGCAGAACTGAAATCCAGAAATCTTGAGATTTTCAGACCCAAGCAAATTGTAGCCACAGCCGATCACAATGTCCCGACATTAGATCAGGATCAACCCATTCGTGATGAATCATCAAGAAATCAGGTAGAACAGTTAACAGAAAATTGCAGGAAAAACAATATTGAATTATACGGATTAGGCCATCCTTATCAAGGCATTGTTCATATCATCGCTCCTGAATTGGGAGTTACACAGCCAGGAATGAGCATTGTTTGTGGCGACAGTCATACTTCAACCCATGGTGCTTTCGGTTCGATTGCTTTTGGCATCGGGACCAGTCAGGTAGCACAGGTTTTTGCCAGCCAATGTTTACTGCTGAACAAACCAAAATCAATGAGAATTACCGTAAATGGTAAGCTCAATAAAAATGTTCAACCGAAAGACGTGATTTTATATATCATTTCAAAAGTCGGAACCGATGGTGGAACGGGATATTTCTGTGAATATGCCGGAAACGTTTTCGAAGAAATGTCGATGGAAGGCAGAATGACAGTCTGCAATATGAGCATTGAAATGGGAGCCAGAGGAGGAATGATTGCTCCTGATGAAACTACATTTGAATATGTAAAAGGCAGAACTTTTGCGCCAAAAGGAGAGGAGTGGGAAGAAAAATTAGAATACTGGAAAACCTTGAAAACAGATGATAGAGCTGTTTTTGACGCCGAATTTTCTTTTGATGCTGCTGAAATTTATCCCATGATAACCTACGGAACCCATCCGGGAATGGGAATTTCAATTCATCAAAATATTCCGGATCCACAGAATGAATCTGAAGAAAAAGCTCTGAAGTATATGGGACTAAAAGCAGGTCAAGCGCTTTCCGACATTAAAGTAAACTACGTTTTCATCGGAAGCTGTACCAATGCAAGAATAGAGGATTTCCGTTCAGCAGCGAATTATATCAAAGGAAAAAATAAATCGGAGCATGTTCAGGCTTTGATCGTTCCAGGTTCTCAACAGGTTGTAAAACAGATTTTTGAAGAAGGTTTAGATAAAATTTTCAACGAAGCCGGTTTTCAGATCAGACAACCGGGATGTTCAGCGTGCTTAGCCATGAATGATGATAAAATTCCGGAAGGGGAATACTGCGTTTCCACTTCCAACAGAAATTTCGAAGGCAGACAAGGACAGGGGGCCAGAACAATTTTAGCAAGTCCTTTAACCGCTGCAAAGGTAGCTATTGAAGGGAGAATATCCATCTTTGAAAATTTAAACTAA
- the leuD gene encoding 3-isopropylmalate dehydratase small subunit, with protein MQKLVIIKSRAIPLPVENIDTDQIIPARFLKSIDKNGFGNNLFRDWRYNVHTNEPNSDFVLNNPKYSGEILVAGNNFGCGSSREHAAWSLTDYGFKVVVSSFFADIFKGNALNNGLLPVKVSEEFLKEIMNSITENPEKEILVDVEKQTITFNDKTESFEIDSYKKICLINGYDDIDFLISRKQAIHEFELKTQKVYEN; from the coding sequence ATGCAAAAATTAGTCATTATCAAATCCCGCGCAATTCCTTTGCCGGTAGAAAATATAGATACAGACCAGATTATCCCTGCCAGATTTTTAAAAAGTATTGATAAAAACGGTTTTGGCAATAATCTTTTCAGAGACTGGAGATACAACGTTCATACGAATGAGCCCAACTCAGATTTTGTCCTGAATAATCCAAAATACAGCGGTGAAATCCTTGTTGCAGGAAATAATTTCGGTTGTGGAAGCAGCCGTGAACACGCAGCCTGGTCTTTAACGGATTATGGTTTCAAAGTCGTTGTTTCAAGTTTTTTTGCAGATATTTTTAAAGGAAATGCATTAAACAACGGATTATTGCCTGTAAAAGTTTCCGAAGAATTTTTGAAAGAAATCATGAACAGCATCACAGAAAATCCTGAAAAAGAAATTTTGGTAGATGTTGAAAAACAGACAATCACTTTCAATGATAAAACAGAAAGCTTTGAAATTGACTCTTATAAAAAAATATGCCTGATAAATGGTTATGATGATATTGATTTTTTAATCAGCAGAAAACAGGCTATTCATGAATTTGAATTAAAAACACAAAAAGTATATGAAAACTGA
- the leuB gene encoding 3-isopropylmalate dehydrogenase has product MKTDFKIAVLPGDGIGPEVVHESIKILEAIEEAFHYKFEFKYGLVGAEAIFKTGNPLPDETLAICKESDAVLFGAIGDPSFDNNPDAKVRPEQGLLKLRKELGLFANIRPLKTYHSLIEKSPLKKEIIEGTDIQIFRELVSGIYFGEKFTDEEAGYAYDICKYNRDEIAPIVHMAFQEAQKRRKKLTLIDKANVLDTSRLWRKVCKEIAGEYPDVKLDFMFVDNAAMQLILNPKQFDVIVTENMFGDIISDEASVIGGSIGLLPSASIGHENAMFEPIHGSYPQAKGKGIANPVASILSTAMMLDHLKLDAAAEKLRESVEHAIENKYVTIDLNTEQPYSTSEVGSFIVDYIKYSEKYYNVENVKIGKSTIV; this is encoded by the coding sequence ATGAAAACTGATTTTAAAATTGCTGTTCTTCCGGGAGACGGAATTGGACCTGAAGTAGTACATGAAAGTATTAAAATTTTAGAGGCTATCGAAGAAGCTTTCCACTATAAATTTGAATTTAAGTACGGATTGGTAGGAGCAGAAGCCATTTTTAAAACAGGAAATCCTTTACCGGATGAGACTTTAGCAATCTGTAAAGAATCTGATGCTGTACTTTTTGGTGCTATCGGAGATCCGTCTTTTGATAATAATCCCGATGCGAAAGTACGTCCTGAACAGGGTTTATTGAAGCTTCGTAAAGAATTAGGGCTTTTTGCCAATATAAGACCATTGAAAACGTATCATTCTTTAATTGAAAAAAGCCCTTTGAAAAAAGAAATTATTGAAGGTACAGATATCCAGATTTTCAGAGAGTTGGTGAGCGGAATTTATTTTGGTGAAAAATTCACTGATGAAGAAGCAGGCTATGCTTATGATATCTGTAAGTACAACCGTGATGAAATCGCCCCAATCGTTCACATGGCTTTTCAGGAGGCGCAAAAACGCAGAAAAAAATTAACCTTGATTGACAAAGCGAATGTATTGGATACTTCCAGATTATGGCGAAAAGTATGCAAAGAAATTGCTGGAGAATATCCTGATGTGAAACTTGATTTTATGTTTGTAGATAATGCAGCAATGCAGTTAATTTTAAATCCAAAACAGTTTGATGTGATCGTTACAGAAAATATGTTTGGAGATATTATTTCTGATGAAGCGAGTGTAATTGGCGGTTCTATCGGATTGCTTCCATCTGCTTCCATTGGTCATGAAAACGCAATGTTTGAGCCTATTCATGGTTCTTATCCGCAAGCTAAAGGAAAGGGAATTGCCAATCCGGTTGCTTCAATTTTGAGCACAGCAATGATGCTTGATCATTTAAAACTGGATGCTGCCGCAGAGAAATTAAGAGAATCTGTAGAGCATGCCATAGAAAATAAATATGTTACGATAGATCTCAATACTGAACAGCCTTATTCTACCAGTGAAGTCGGAAGCTTTATCGTAGATTATATTAAATATTCTGAGAAATATTATAATGTTGAAAATGTTAAGATCGGAAAATCAACAATTGTATAG
- a CDS encoding DUF4230 domain-containing protein, whose protein sequence is MKNTRFIIPFIAGALLMVLLFFGLKSCLNLGGKTEQSDYYILTNQISKMNKMVVIEQNFSSMQKTKMGYEFFGKEVSSNSIITYTKTNAQVSYDLNKMKIKVDSINKKLVITDLPEADIRITPSVEIQSLDDSFFNRISEKDIRNVTQKAKETAVKSVDQNKLRSEGHKQLMENLNNIFVLAKALNYKIEDQTGKIGILGL, encoded by the coding sequence TTGAAAAATACCAGATTCATAATACCTTTCATAGCGGGAGCCCTGCTGATGGTTTTGTTATTTTTTGGATTGAAATCCTGCCTGAATCTTGGAGGAAAAACGGAGCAGTCAGATTATTACATTCTGACCAATCAGATTTCCAAAATGAATAAAATGGTGGTGATCGAACAGAATTTTTCTTCCATGCAGAAGACGAAAATGGGATACGAATTTTTCGGAAAAGAAGTTTCCAGCAACAGCATTATTACGTATACCAAAACTAATGCGCAGGTTTCTTACGATCTTAATAAAATGAAAATTAAGGTTGACTCCATCAATAAAAAATTAGTCATTACAGATCTTCCGGAAGCTGATATAAGAATTACACCAAGTGTGGAGATTCAATCACTGGATGACTCTTTTTTTAACAGAATTTCTGAAAAAGATATCAGGAATGTTACCCAGAAAGCAAAAGAAACTGCCGTTAAATCTGTAGATCAGAATAAATTAAGATCAGAAGGACATAAACAATTAATGGAAAATCTGAATAATATTTTTGTTTTGGCAAAAGCATTAAATTATAAAATTGAAGATCAGACAGGAAAAATTGGTATATTAGGTCTTTAA
- a CDS encoding thioredoxin family protein: MKKLITNVAVISCLAFTAQQFSAQKVVVNREVETTNDGKMLLGNQLKEQFLKAPYADWYVKEHDEYAMDQKAITDLKKDKINSYNITVFMGTWCEDSHRDFPRLMKILEEVKYPENKLTIIAVNRKKESPTGDEGRYNIQKVPTIIVEKYGKEIGRIIEMPTTGYIERDLVNILKKDDQSVIKEILK, from the coding sequence ATGAAAAAACTCATTACAAATGTTGCCGTGATTTCCTGTTTAGCTTTTACAGCTCAACAGTTCAGTGCTCAGAAAGTAGTCGTAAACCGTGAGGTTGAAACAACAAATGATGGCAAAATGCTTTTAGGAAACCAGTTGAAAGAACAGTTTCTGAAAGCTCCGTATGCAGACTGGTATGTGAAAGAGCATGATGAATATGCGATGGATCAAAAAGCGATTACCGATCTTAAAAAGGATAAAATCAATTCTTATAATATTACCGTTTTCATGGGAACCTGGTGTGAGGACAGTCATAGAGATTTCCCGAGATTAATGAAAATTCTTGAGGAGGTAAAATATCCGGAAAATAAACTGACCATTATTGCGGTGAACCGTAAAAAAGAATCTCCGACCGGAGATGAAGGTCGTTATAATATTCAGAAAGTTCCAACCATTATTGTTGAAAAATATGGCAAAGAAATCGGAAGAATCATAGAAATGCCTACCACGGGATATATTGAAAGAGATTTAGTGAATATTCTGAAGAAAGATGACCAATCGGTAATCAAAGAAATTTTAAAATAA
- a CDS encoding nucleoside triphosphate pyrophosphohydrolase family protein gives MDKIDSLNQVAEFHTTFKAPILDTPQIPSPERCNLRVELLQEELNELKQAIADNNIVEIADALCDLQYVLSGAVLEFGLGSKFVELFNEVQRSNMSKACDNEEQAQETVEFYKAKDVESFYEKSGEKFNVYRQADHKVLKNKYYSPADLKTIIEK, from the coding sequence ATGGATAAAATTGATAGTCTGAACCAAGTAGCAGAATTCCACACCACTTTCAAAGCCCCTATTTTAGATACCCCACAAATTCCTTCTCCGGAAAGATGTAACCTTAGAGTAGAGTTGTTGCAGGAAGAATTAAATGAATTGAAACAAGCAATTGCAGATAACAACATTGTAGAAATTGCTGATGCGTTGTGCGATTTACAATATGTTTTGAGCGGCGCAGTATTAGAATTCGGACTTGGCAGCAAATTTGTAGAACTATTCAACGAAGTTCAGCGTTCCAATATGTCAAAAGCTTGCGATAATGAAGAACAGGCACAGGAAACCGTTGAATTTTACAAAGCAAAAGACGTAGAATCATTTTATGAAAAATCGGGTGAGAAATTCAATGTTTACAGACAGGCAGATCATAAAGTCCTGAAAAATAAATATTATTCTCCGGCTGATTTGAAGACCATTATCGAAAAATAA
- a CDS encoding glycohydrolase toxin TNT-related protein (This protein contains a domain related to Tuberculosis Necrotizing Toxin, which is the C-terminal effector domain of outer membrane channel protein CpnT, and which has a lethal NAD+-glycohydrolase activity.) encodes MKHLFKYLFFLSTAFLSIACNSDNEVEPHIPNVQTVFYKSANEFAATYDSGGKVSQPTRDRIFTLYKQGKWGELESLFKADNLNGGWPPANGGYNIIDDIPFQAGQKFDRYSGAIGTYNGTGVPTLGGSFTSPIINGYTYTFSQRALNQPESAYDFYYEIEVLNNSLPFKSQIADVIPWFGQVGGGVQTMWKISIDATTGYQKTWNKLAQEGYIKLTIKKSPSGKYNNLVGTVIQK; translated from the coding sequence ATGAAACATTTATTTAAGTATTTATTTTTTTTATCAACGGCTTTCTTATCAATTGCCTGTAATTCGGACAATGAGGTAGAACCGCATATCCCCAATGTTCAAACGGTATTCTACAAAAGTGCCAACGAATTTGCGGCAACTTATGATTCCGGAGGAAAAGTAAGTCAGCCAACAAGAGATCGTATATTTACACTCTATAAGCAAGGGAAATGGGGAGAATTAGAATCTCTTTTTAAAGCAGATAATTTAAACGGAGGATGGCCACCCGCGAACGGAGGATACAATATCATTGATGATATACCTTTCCAGGCCGGACAAAAATTCGACAGATACAGTGGTGCTATCGGTACTTATAACGGAACCGGAGTTCCTACTTTAGGAGGAAGTTTTACAAGTCCGATTATTAACGGATATACATACACATTCTCACAAAGAGCCTTAAATCAGCCGGAAAGTGCCTATGATTTCTATTACGAAATTGAGGTATTAAATAATTCGCTACCTTTCAAATCTCAAATTGCAGATGTTATTCCTTGGTTTGGTCAAGTGGGAGGAGGTGTACAGACCATGTGGAAAATTTCGATTGATGCTACAACAGGATATCAGAAAACATGGAATAAATTAGCTCAAGAGGGGTATATCAAATTGACCATCAAAAAAAGCCCGAGTGGGAAATATAATAATTTGGTGGGTACAGTGATACAAAAATAG
- a CDS encoding M12 family metallo-peptidase, which yields MRKQLSMIGVLLISGISFAQTDRLWSEGSRKTSSEIFENKSSITTPRIFSLDINGLKNVLAKAPKRLAAGEKSQIIVSFPNSEGKMENFKVKENSNFDPALAAKYPEIKSYVGTGLEDPNSTVYFSISPLGLSSMEIYGDKSAVFIEPYTKDLSTYVVYKKSDKKDDLSKFECSVIDVAQKGAANTMNLAARPNADDALLRTFRLALSCTGEYTTYFGGTKANALAAMNNTMTRVNGVFEKDFAARMVLIANNDAVIYTNASTDPYSAASGMSNWNSQLQSTLTSVIGEANYDIGHLFGASGGGGNAGCIGCICTNGSKGSGYTSPADAIPSGDNFDIDYVAHEMGHQFGGNHTFSYNNEGTGANMEPGSGSTIMGYAGITSQDVQPHSDAFFHAISVQQITNNIKAKTCSVNTATGNSIPTANAGLDYTIPKGTPFVLTGTGTDANGDSLTYIWEQMDNASSSQTGASSAASATKATGPTFRSWTPQTTPTRYFPRMASVLAGATTTAGSEITVEALSNVARTYNFRFTVRDNRAGGSGNNSDDAVITVNATAGPFSVSSQNTATTYSGGTSQTVTWNVAGTTANNVNAANVDILWSTDSGNTWTTLLAGTPNDGSEAVTIPNVSTTTGRIMVKGSNHIFFDVNNANITVNAGSGSSDTVAPTAPTLAASGTTYTSTNLSWSGATDNVAVTGYDVYQGASLIGSTASTSYTVTSLTPSTTYSFTVKAKDAAGNASVSSNTVSVTTLAGSTVSYCSASANNTADERIGNVKFGTINNTSTGTAGYENFTSISTNVTRGSAYTISVTPVWTSTVYSEAYAVYIDYNGDGDFADSGELAWSKTGSTTTPVTGSITIPSTATLGNTRMRVMMQYSSVPSSSCGTYTYGQVEDYTLNIVSSGRGDVLNTKDLITDIKLYPNPVRDILNVSNSTSEDYKIFDMGGKLINSGKLERGSVNVSSLIKGAYIIQIGEASKRFIKN from the coding sequence ATGAGAAAACAATTATCGATGATCGGAGTACTTCTGATCTCAGGAATTTCTTTCGCGCAAACCGACCGTCTTTGGTCCGAAGGTTCTAGAAAAACAAGTTCGGAAATCTTTGAAAACAAATCTTCTATTACTACTCCCCGGATTTTCAGTCTGGACATTAACGGACTGAAAAATGTTCTTGCAAAAGCTCCAAAAAGATTGGCAGCCGGAGAAAAATCTCAAATTATAGTTTCTTTCCCGAATTCTGAAGGGAAAATGGAAAACTTTAAAGTAAAAGAAAATTCGAATTTTGATCCTGCACTCGCTGCAAAGTACCCCGAAATTAAGTCTTATGTAGGAACTGGTCTGGAAGATCCTAATTCTACCGTTTATTTTAGTATTTCCCCTTTAGGATTGTCTTCAATGGAGATTTACGGAGATAAATCTGCTGTTTTTATCGAGCCTTATACAAAAGACCTTTCCACTTATGTAGTGTATAAAAAGTCTGATAAAAAAGATGATCTGAGTAAATTTGAATGCAGCGTAATTGACGTAGCTCAGAAAGGAGCTGCAAACACCATGAATCTTGCTGCAAGACCGAATGCGGATGATGCGTTATTGAGAACATTCAGACTGGCGTTATCTTGTACAGGAGAATACACCACCTACTTTGGTGGAACAAAAGCCAATGCTTTGGCAGCCATGAATAATACAATGACACGTGTAAACGGAGTTTTTGAAAAAGATTTTGCGGCTAGAATGGTTTTAATTGCTAATAATGATGCTGTAATTTATACCAACGCTTCTACCGATCCTTATTCTGCAGCCTCAGGAATGAGTAATTGGAATTCACAACTTCAATCTACTTTAACTTCAGTTATCGGTGAGGCCAATTATGATATAGGACACTTGTTTGGTGCTTCCGGAGGAGGTGGAAACGCAGGTTGTATTGGCTGTATCTGTACAAATGGTTCAAAAGGAAGTGGTTATACTTCTCCTGCAGATGCAATCCCTTCAGGTGATAATTTTGATATAGATTATGTAGCTCACGAAATGGGGCATCAATTTGGAGGAAATCATACATTTTCTTATAATAATGAAGGAACAGGGGCTAATATGGAGCCTGGTTCAGGATCTACGATTATGGGGTATGCCGGAATTACAAGCCAGGATGTTCAGCCGCATTCCGATGCATTTTTCCATGCTATCAGTGTTCAGCAGATCACTAATAATATAAAAGCCAAAACCTGCTCTGTGAATACGGCTACAGGGAATTCAATTCCGACAGCAAATGCAGGTTTGGATTATACTATTCCGAAAGGAACACCATTTGTGCTAACTGGTACAGGAACTGATGCAAACGGAGATTCGTTGACTTATATCTGGGAGCAGATGGATAATGCTTCATCCTCACAAACCGGTGCGAGTTCGGCAGCAAGTGCTACAAAAGCGACAGGTCCTACTTTCAGATCATGGACTCCGCAAACAACTCCAACAAGATATTTCCCAAGAATGGCTTCTGTGTTGGCTGGTGCAACTACAACGGCTGGTTCCGAAATTACAGTGGAAGCTCTATCTAATGTAGCAAGAACCTATAATTTTAGATTTACGGTTCGGGATAACAGAGCCGGAGGTTCAGGTAACAATTCGGATGATGCCGTAATTACAGTAAATGCGACAGCCGGACCTTTCAGTGTAAGTTCACAAAATACAGCAACCACATATTCAGGAGGTACTTCTCAAACGGTAACATGGAATGTAGCAGGAACTACGGCTAATAATGTAAACGCAGCCAATGTGGATATTCTTTGGTCTACAGACAGCGGAAATACTTGGACTACTCTATTGGCAGGAACTCCAAACGACGGAAGCGAAGCTGTAACCATTCCTAATGTTTCTACAACAACAGGAAGAATTATGGTGAAAGGCTCAAATCATATTTTCTTCGACGTCAATAACGCAAATATTACTGTAAATGCAGGTTCAGGATCTTCAGATACTGTGGCTCCTACAGCACCTACATTAGCAGCTTCAGGCACTACTTATACAAGCACAAATCTTTCTTGGTCGGGAGCGACAGACAACGTAGCAGTTACAGGTTACGATGTTTATCAAGGCGCTTCACTGATCGGTTCCACAGCATCTACTTCTTATACTGTAACAAGTTTGACTCCATCTACAACCTACAGTTTCACCGTAAAAGCAAAAGATGCAGCAGGAAATGCTTCTGTTTCAAGTAATACGGTAAGTGTAACAACTTTGGCAGGAAGTACGGTTTCTTATTGTTCAGCTTCAGCAAATAATACAGCGGACGAAAGAATCGGAAATGTGAAATTTGGAACAATTAATAATACATCAACAGGAACTGCAGGATATGAGAACTTTACTTCCATTTCCACAAATGTAACCAGAGGTTCTGCCTATACAATTTCTGTAACTCCGGTTTGGACATCAACAGTGTATAGTGAGGCATATGCTGTTTATATTGATTACAACGGAGATGGGGATTTTGCAGACAGTGGAGAATTGGCTTGGTCTAAAACAGGATCTACAACTACACCTGTAACAGGATCCATTACTATTCCGTCAACAGCAACACTTGGAAACACAAGAATGAGAGTCATGATGCAGTACAGTTCTGTACCTTCATCGTCTTGCGGAACATATACGTACGGACAGGTTGAAGATTATACCTTAAATATTGTTTCATCAGGAAGAGGTGATGTACTGAACACTAAAGACTTGATAACTGATATTAAATTGTATCCAAATCCGGTACGAGATATCTTAAATGTTTCAAATTCGACCTCAGAAGATTATAAAATCTTCGATATGGGTGGAAAACTAATTAATTCAGGAAAACTAGAAAGAGGCTCTGTAAACGTAAGCAGTCTTATAAAAGGCGCTTATATTATTCAGATTGGAGAGGCTTCTAAGAGATTCATTAAAAACTAA